The window CGGGACCGCTGGCGCACGAGCCTGTCGCGCGCGGACATCCTCCGCGTCGAGGCCGTGGTGACCCGCATCCACCCCGGCTGCCTCGACGCCTGGGGCGGCCCCTCCGCGTGAGCGGGGAACCCCCGCGAGCCCCGTCCCGTTGGACGGGCAGCCAACGGGGAGGGACGCCATGGCGGAGGACGGGATCACCCAGGCGGCCGATCCGGCGCCGGTCGCGGTCGACGAGACGGACCGGCTGATCGCCTCCGACAAGGTGGAGGGCACGGAGGTGTTCGGCCGCGACGGGCACCGCATCGGGTCCGTCTACAACTTCATGGTCGACAAGGTGACGGGCCGCGTCGCCTACGCGGTGGTGTCCTTCGGCGGCTTCCTCGGGCTCGGCGAGCGCTTCTTCCCCCTGCCCTGGGCGGCGCTGACCTACGACCCGGCGCGGGGCGGCTACGTGGTCGACATCGATCCCGCCACGCTCGACCGCGCCCCGAGCTTCGCGCCCGGCGAGGAGCCGTGGCGCGACCCCGAGCACCAGCGCAACGTGTTCGGCTTCTACGGCTTCAACTACGGGCTTTGAGGACTTCGATGAGACCCATGCGCAACGCGGCCTTCGCCGCGGCCTTCCTCGGCCTCGCGGCGGGCCCGGCTTCGGCGCAGACCGCGGCTCCGGCCGCGCCCGCGACCCAGGCTCCCAGGACCGACCTCGACGCCAAGCCCGGCACCCTCAGCGACAAGCTGAGCGACACCAACGGCGTGATTAAGCCGACCGGCAACGTCGACCCCGACATGCACAAGGCGGCCCCGCAGACCGGCACCATGCCGGTCATCAAGCCCGGCACGGTCGCGCCGGGGACGGCCAAGTAGTCGCTTCGGCCCCCGGTCAGGCCAGTCGCCGAAGCGCGAAGGCCGCCGCATCCCACAGGCGGAACGGGCGCTCCCCGGCCCGCTCCAGCGCGAAGAGACCCGCCCCCGCCGCGGCGAGGTCGGCCCGATCCCGCGCGGGGTCGCCGCGGTAGGAGTGGTTGAGGATCACCAGGGCCCCGCCGGGGCGCAGCACGCGCGCCGCCTCGGCGACGTGGTGTTCGGCGAGATCGGCCTCGACAAGGTAGGGGAAGACGTCGGCCGCGAGCACGAGGTCGACCGACCCGTCCGGCACGCCCGCGAGGTCGCGGCCGGTGGCGACCCGGTAGCTCACGTTCGCGTGCCCCGAGCGGCGCCGCGCTTCCTCGATCATGCCCGGCGACAGGTCGAGCGCCAGCACGGAGCGGAGGCGGGGGGCCAGCGCTTCCGCGAAGCGCCCCATGCCGCAGCCGAGGTCCAGCGCGTCGCGCCCGCGCCCGAGCAGGCCCCAGCCGTCGAGCGCCGCGACCACCTCGGCCGTGGCCGCGGCGAGCAGCGCCGGGTCGCCCAACGCGTAGAGCGCGACGCCGGCCTCGGGCGAGGCGGCGGCCAGCCGGTCGAAGCTCGTCCGCCAATGGTCGAGCGTCGCCTCGGAGGACGGCAGCGCGGGCGCGTGGTCGACGCCGCCCGCGACCGCGTGGACGGTGCGCCAGGCCTCGGGGTGGGCGTCGAGGAGGCGCTCGACCTCGGCCAGGGGCGAGGCGAGGTCGCGCTCCGCCGCCGCAGCGGCGAGCGCCCCGGCCGCGGCCTCGGGCGTCGCCGATTCCAGCAGCAGATGCATGAGCGCGACGTTGGCCGGCGCGCCGGCCCGCAGCCGCGCCGCGAGGCCCTCGGCGGCGCTCATGGCGCGGGCCTCCTCAGCAGGCGCCGGCTGTTGACCCTGTCGACCGCACCCCACTCGTATTTGTAGGGCTCCTCGCCGCGCAAAAGGTTCAGCGCACCGGCGCCCTCCGCCGCCATGGCGTCCACCGCGTGCCCCATCAGCACCGTGCCGGGGCTCTCGAAGGCGAAGGCGGGGTCGAAGCCGCCGAGATAGGCGTAGAGCATCCGCCCGCGCCGGAAGCCGTGGAAGGCGCCCGCGACGCGTCCCTCGATCCGCAGGATCGTCGCGTGGAGCAGCCCCGCCGCGGCGAGGCGCGGGGTGGCGTCGCGGTGGAAGCGCTGCACGGCGGGGTCGGCGAGGACGCCGGCCTCGCCGCGGCTCTCCCAGCGGGCCGCGTGGAGGCGGAACAGCGCGTCGAGGTGGTCCGGCGCCGTCGCCTCCGTGGCGAGTTCGACCGTGCCGCCGCGTCGCTCGGTGCGGTGCCGCGCCATGCGGAGCTTGCGGGCCTTGCCGGACGGGACGACCACGCCCGCGTCGCCCCAGCTCAGCACCGGGCAGCGGCTCTGCGCCGCGACGTCGTCGCGCCAGCCGGGCGGCAGATCCCAGCCCAGGCCCGCGGCGCCGGGCGCGAGTTCCTCCAGCGAGACCGCGTCCCAGCCGCCCCGCGACGCGAGCGCGTCCAGCACGGCATCCCCGACTTCCGGCCCGGCATCGGGCGCGGCGAGCATGTCGAGGTCGTCGGACAAGCCGATGCCGAGCGGCAGCAGGCGCCGGCTCGCCTCTTCCAGGTAGAGCGGCGCCAGGGCCACGAGCGCGTCGCCGTGCCAGGCCGCGACGGCGCTGAGCGGGCCGGGCGCGAAGGTCCGCCACCAGGGCAGCAGCCAGGCCGGCGAGCGGAACGGCGTCGCGGCCGGGCAGCGCGCGAAGAGGTCCCACCACGCGGCTTCGACGGCCCACAGGCGGTCGGCCTCGGTCACCACCTCGATGCGGAGCGGCGGGCTCATGCCGCGCTCGCGGCCAGCCGGGCGTAGAGCGCGAGGTAGCGCGCCACCATGGCGCC is drawn from Lichenibacterium dinghuense and contains these coding sequences:
- a CDS encoding PRC-barrel domain-containing protein translates to MAEDGITQAADPAPVAVDETDRLIASDKVEGTEVFGRDGHRIGSVYNFMVDKVTGRVAYAVVSFGGFLGLGERFFPLPWAALTYDPARGGYVVDIDPATLDRAPSFAPGEEPWRDPEHQRNVFGFYGFNYGL
- a CDS encoding class I SAM-dependent methyltransferase, with product MSAAEGLAARLRAGAPANVALMHLLLESATPEAAAGALAAAAAERDLASPLAEVERLLDAHPEAWRTVHAVAGGVDHAPALPSSEATLDHWRTSFDRLAAASPEAGVALYALGDPALLAAATAEVVAALDGWGLLGRGRDALDLGCGMGRFAEALAPRLRSVLALDLSPGMIEEARRRSGHANVSYRVATGRDLAGVPDGSVDLVLAADVFPYLVEADLAEHHVAEAARVLRPGGALVILNHSYRGDPARDRADLAAAGAGLFALERAGERPFRLWDAAAFALRRLA
- a CDS encoding GNAT family N-acetyltransferase, with amino-acid sequence MSPPLRIEVVTEADRLWAVEAAWWDLFARCPAATPFRSPAWLLPWWRTFAPGPLSAVAAWHGDALVALAPLYLEEASRRLLPLGIGLSDDLDMLAAPDAGPEVGDAVLDALASRGGWDAVSLEELAPGAAGLGWDLPPGWRDDVAAQSRCPVLSWGDAGVVVPSGKARKLRMARHRTERRGGTVELATEATAPDHLDALFRLHAARWESRGEAGVLADPAVQRFHRDATPRLAAAGLLHATILRIEGRVAGAFHGFRRGRMLYAYLGGFDPAFAFESPGTVLMGHAVDAMAAEGAGALNLLRGEEPYKYEWGAVDRVNSRRLLRRPAP